Part of the Nicotiana sylvestris chromosome 2, ASM39365v2, whole genome shotgun sequence genome, TAAGTATTACCTGTTGGGGGAGTGGGTTGCTCGTCAGCGGTTGTTGTGATATCCGCTTGTATGACGTTTTCATTCGCCCATTGAACGGGTTTGTCAAGTATGTCGCTTAGAATGCTTGTCAGCCACGTCTCTAGTAGTTTTTTGATTGCTGGCGGCGCTTCCTCAGTGGTGGATGTGGAGGCTCCCCTTTTATGTGAAGCGGTTACACTTCCGTGAGGGGGAAGTGAGTTGCTCCGCCTGAGTGTAGCACTCAACGACGCGTTCTCCTCGCCTTTTTTGTCAACCTCGTTGATGATGTTCAAGAGGTTGGCAGTGATGTCTACCACTGATTTCAGTCTTTCATCTCCTTTTCCTACCATTGTTAGTTCGTGCAAACGAGGAAAAAATGGATgatgttgttttttttttatctagAAAGGACTAAAATTTTAGCTAGAAAGTCCCCACATacggtgccaaattgtttgaTCAAAAAATGTTAAGCTTTTTGTTAAACTGGTTAATAAGAAAATAAAGGATGAATCCTAGCTAAATATAATATGATCTAGACAAAAAACTTGGATAGATCCATGTGATAAAATCACATTTAAGATTAATAAAGAGCGGGCATGTGTTCAATGATTACCAATGAATATTGTATTAAGAATATGCAATAAATGTAGACAGTAGCAATAAATGTAATAAAGGGGAATTTATCACCCAAATGTTAGATGGTTTGGGTGATTCTCTTTCCTGACAGCAACGTGGAACAAAGGTAAATGAAGATGGATAAGgaatctttggatcttgtgaGCAAAGTGCGAATAACGTGTGTAAAGCTATAGAATCAGGGAACAAGGCAATATTTGTATATTCTTTCAAGTCAACTCTTTACAAAATGCTCTTATCAAGAAGTGAAGATCCCCTTTTTGCACTATATCTCTTACTATTTATCAGGGATGTTTTTAAGAAACCCTAAAAGGTACAACATAAGGAATATCTATAGGAATATTCCTTATGTCTATTGCTCAGCTATCCTACCGTTACTTCTTTGCTGCATTCTCTTGACCCCGACAATAATCCTCCTTGAGATGACTCCTTGCCATTGTACAATGGTCGACTCTTCCCTTGACTCTATTTATTTGCAGTTAGCAGGCCGTCCAAATTTAGACCAATACAAGCATTATAATAATGGCATTAATATAAATCGtttatttttttcttcctttttttggttttatttttaACTCACCAATACAAgcattatttttgtttgatacaAGCATTAGTGAGTGATTCCATAGTTGAAACTCACGACAAGTATCATAATTTAAGTCGTCGTATCACAACCATTTTCTTAACTCATAATTAAGTTAATGACTTGAATATACAGATCACCAAATTCAAAGAACTATTTTGGTTATTTGAACatatattttaatttatataGTAGAATTTGACGCGATAAAAGTTTAAGAAAGATTAATAACATAAAGGGCAATAGTAGATATAATTTGTACAGTACAAAGCAACATTTTGGATGTATTTGAtacgaagaaaaatatttttctcaatttatttTTATAGCAATCAAACAAAACATAGCATTCTTTGCTTATATAAACCAATTGAAGTAAtttctaaatttttaaaaattgttgaataatgagataaAAGCTCAtttgaaaagtattttctttagtttaacttcattattattattatttattattattattattattattattattattattattattattattattatcttaaaACCCACTATAAACCCTCCCCTTATCCTCTGTCTCCCACCAACAATGGCCGGCACGACAGCCATTCCCTTTCCGTCGACCTCCGTATCTCTTGCCGGCGGCGTACTTTTCTTCACAATACCGAAACTACGACCATCAAATCTCGTCGGTCGTCCGACCTCCATCCAGGTCGGGGCGCCAAAGTCATGTCGGGTCAACAATATAACATGCAAAGCTAACCGGTCTGCATACTCGCCGTTGAACTCCGGGTCGAATTACTCCGGCGACCGCTCGCCTACTGAAATGGCTCCGCTTTTTCCCGGATGTGATTATGAGCACTGGCTTATAGTTATGGATAAACCTGGAGGTGAAGGTGCTACTAAACAGCAAATGATTGATTGTTATATACAAACTTTGGCTAAAGTTGTTGGAAGGTAATTTTTGCTACTTGTTCTAAATTTATAGCTGAATATTTTACAGCCGAATCACATTAAGTCCAATTACAAAAATATAGGCAAAGATTGGAGAAGAAAAGTTTGTGATTACTTGAAAAGATTTTGTGTAGAAAATATGAAAAGCTTGCACCCAAGGGTGTGacctagtggtcaatgaagtgggtgAGAACCATGAGGTCTCAGGCAAGTCATATTCAGGATTTCAATTCTATGAGTTCAGCTTTTAAGATTTTTAGCATtaaaattattatatttttaaagctatGGGTTCAAATCTACTATTTGttgcaattttaataaattttacacataaatttatactccgcgtcgaaagttatgggttcagttgcACCTGTTACTTATATGCTACACACGCCTCTGATCTCAAGTTTAAATCCCAACGGATGCACACTAGTTGATTTCTTCCCATCTATCCAAGCCTTGGTGCATAGAATTACCTGGTACCTGTTGCTGGTGGGAGGTGGCAGATATCCCGTGGAATTAGTCGAGTTGCGCGCAAGCTGGCCCGGACACCACGACTATCAAAAAAATATGAAAAGCTTTTGACTACTTGTAGTATTATATAGGCAAATATGAAAAGATTTTGGAGAATGGTTGGAAAAGAAGAAAACTTTCTTCTACTAAAGTAATGTCAGGATTTTCAAGAAGTTGAAATCCAAATACAAAACTACTTGTAGTAGTGTATAGGCAAAGAATGGAAGTATACACCATTTCATTTACAAGACACCTTTTTTCTTATGAAGTTACAAGACACCtttcaaaaaaaagaagtaaTATTGTTAGAACTTTATGAAGAAGAAAACTAAAGATTTGAGTCTTTAATACCCAAAATTTCATGCTATTTTAGAAAATTATACCACACAAGTTGGATAATTTGTGAAATTATAAATTCACCACATGTTGGATGTTTATCTCGAGAGTAGAATTTGCATCATTAGTACTGAAGCAAGCAAAGAAgggattttcttttaataattcCATTGATTACTCAAAGTGTGAGCTCAATTTTGTGATAATCAAGCCACTCTAGCTCGAGCATATTAAATGTATATAAGGTGAAGTCAAACTAAGTCTTTTACAAGAGAGAGAGGGAGGGagggagagagagaaagagagttaATTAAAGATGCAATCATTTCGCTCGCAGTTGCGACCTCTTATAAGGAAGTTGGTAAAAACAACTATGAGTTTGGTTGAGTCAAAATTCCTTAATTAGGCCTACATTTTCTTTTATAAATTCCAATGATTTCACAAAGTGTGAGCTCAATtttccttatcaaaaaaaaaaagtgtgAGCTCAATTTTGTGATAATCAAGATCAAGCCACTCTAGCTCGAGCATATTAAATGTATATAATGTGAAGTCAAACTAAGTCTTTTACGAGAGGGAGGGagggagagagagaaagagagttaATTAAAGACGCAATCATTTCGCTCGCAGTTGTGAAGTAGTTTGACTAATAATTAGAAAACCTCTTATAAGGAAGTTGGTGAAAACAACTTTGAGTTTGGTTGAGTCAAAATTCCTTAATTAGGCCTACATTTTCTTTTAGAAATTCCATTGATTTCACAAAGTGTGAGCTCAATTTtccttataaaaaaaaaaaagtgtgaGCTCAATTTTGTGATAATCAAGCCACTCTAGCTCGAGCATATTAAATGTATATAAGGTGAAGTCAAACTAAGTCTTTTACAAGAGAGAGAGGGAGGGagggagagagagaaagagagttaATTAAAGATGCAATCATTTCGCTCGCAGTTGCGACCTCTTATAAGGAAGTTGGTAAAAACAACTATGAGTTTGGTTGAGTCAAAATTCCTTAATTAGGCCTACATTTTCTTTTATAAATTCCATTGATTTCACAAAGTGTGAGCTCAATtttccttatcaaaaaaaaaaaagcgtGAGCTCAAGTGATAATCAAGATCAAGCCACTCTA contains:
- the LOC104230486 gene encoding multiple organellar RNA editing factor 2, chloroplastic-like, with protein sequence MAGTTAIPFPSTSVSLAGGVLFFTIPKLRPSNLVGRPTSIQVGAPKSCRVNNITCKANRSAYSPLNSGSNYSGDRSPTEMAPLFPGCDYEHWLIVMDKPGGEGATKQQMIDCYIQTLAKVVGSEEEAKKKIYNVSCERYFGFGCEIDEETSNKLEGLPGVLFVLPDSYVDPENKDYGAELFVNGEIVQRSPERQRRVEPVPQRAQDRPRYNDRTRYVRRRENMR